TCCCTGTCTCTAGGTGTGGTCTCTCTGATCAGTCTGTATCTGTTGTTTGGCTATGGAGCCTCTCTCCTCTGTAACCTGATTGGCTTTGTCTACCCAGCATACCTCTCGTAAGTATCACCTCTAAACATATCTAACAAGTGGTGTTGTGATGTTCACATCATATGCTCCAGGTGAAGGGTTAAACATAATTTAAATAAATCATTTATTTCCATTCATCACTTGTCCTGTTGTCCAATCAGAATCAAGGCCATAGAGAGTAAGAAGAAAGAGGATGACACTCAGTGGTTGACCTACTGGGTGGTCTACGGATTCTTCAGTGTTGCCGAGGCTTTCTCTGACATCTTCCTCTCCTGGTTCCCCTTCTACTATGCTGGCAAGGTACTTGTGTGTAACATTCAATAAACAGGAGGCCAAAACATCATAGAATCCCTCTCTCGCAATCCCCCTCTCCTACAGTGtttgttcctgctgtggtgtaTGGCTCCGGTGACGTGGAACGGTTCTGCTATTCTCTACTACCGTGTGGTCCGTCCCGTGTTCCTCAGACACCAGGCTACCCTGGACAGTGTCGTCAACAACCTGAGTGATAAGGCCAAGAACATGGCTGACACTGTCACTAAAGAAGGTGAGGCACAGACACACAAGTTAGATTTATATTCTGGAAATGACATTCCCAGGGCCCGACACCTcagtttccccccccccccaacatagCCGAGGCAAATTACTGTTCGAGTAATGGTCACCCAAGGCGCGTTCAAATGTAAAGTGATTGCACGTTGAGCTAAAAATGATCCGTGAGAATCTGACTGCTTCAGAAAAGGCATCTGAAGCAGTCGGACTGCTCCAAACTCTAATTCACATGTAAAGTACAATACTTAGTTATCCCGCATCTCAGCAATGTAAATCTAGCTGTACACACACGGTCACCAGGTCTGTCAGTCAAACTAATAACTAATGTTTTTCTCTCCAGCTGTCAACCAAGCCCTCAAGAATGGCAAGAACCAGTGACAGACCAATGTATGACCACAAGCCTCAGACACCTCGACTACACTAAACACACAGAACCACATCATGTGTAATGAAGGAAGGTAATGGATCCTGTCACGTGATCAGTTGCCGGTGACCACCCTGCAGCaaac
This genomic window from Oncorhynchus nerka isolate Pitt River linkage group LG2, Oner_Uvic_2.0, whole genome shotgun sequence contains:
- the LOC115117419 gene encoding receptor expression-enhancing protein 6-like: MFAQLHNRYEALLNKNNFVTDLLATVEEKTGIQKKYIASGVVSLISLYLLFGYGASLLCNLIGFVYPAYLSIKAIESKKKEDDTQWLTYWVVYGFFSVAEAFSDIFLSWFPFYYAGKCLFLLWCMAPVTWNGSAILYYRVVRPVFLRHQATLDSVVNNLSDKAKNMADTVTKEAVNQALKNGKNQ